The following proteins are encoded in a genomic region of Glycine max cultivar Williams 82 chromosome 18, Glycine_max_v4.0, whole genome shotgun sequence:
- the LOC113000103 gene encoding receptor-like protein kinase FERONIA, with protein MCAASIALAISMDTNCIRIALGTILLILPCLPFLSIAEVIYPPLELFSISCGSSTNFTLDGRNWIGDNNSKLLSESQGSVAAPPNTPTTIQGPYTYARLSHSKFTYSFSLKAGPKFVRLFFYSVSYQSFDRTKACFSVTAGPYTLLRDFDASLNADADDDPGQPDILFREYCINLEDGQKQLNITFIPSKTSQNPDSYAFINGIEIVSLPPFLYYTNPDDDITGWPQPVGLNTNPFPIENNYAMETKYRLRVGDQQIPALNDTGMLRSWDVDSKYVTTQSVLSLDIATGIKLRFTKKTPNYTAPDTVYRSVRNMGSNGTFNMGFNLTWQLPIDSGFNYLLRLHFCQLDPNISRPGDQSFFIYVQDQLVEDWADIIGWSDKQKGVPVVKQYVVLIPGNEQETLNLSLKMHPNPHSLAKDAQINAIELFKINDPTGNLAGPNPDSHPKTSEFPLPNSNKKSKGSTRTLIAAGAGAVSGVVMLSLIVAFFLIKRKKNVAVDEGSNKKGGTSRGDGSSSLPTNICRKFSIAEIRAATNNFDELFVVGLGGFGNVYKGYIDDGSTRVAIKRLKADSRQGAQEFMNEIEMLSQLRYLHLVSLVGYCYESNEMILVYDFMDRGSLREHLYDTDKPSLSWKQRLQICIGVGRGLHYLHTGTKDVIIHRDVKSANILLDEKWVAKVSDFGLSRIGPTGISRTHVNTQVKGSIGYLDPEYYKRDRLTVKSDVYSFGVVLLEVLSGRQPLLHWEEKQRMSLVKWAKHCYEKGILSEIVDPELKGQIVPQCLHKFGEVALSCLLEDGTQRPSMKDIVGMLELVLQLQEGDVNGVMESGGDYEYGDDVFSSSHNSVHVSDYSKSTGLSTTRDGDRSYGSNDFVLIPDDVFSEIKDPNGR; from the coding sequence ATGTGTGCTGCTTCCATTGCATTAGCCATATCGATGGACACAAATTGCATACGAATTGCTTTAGGAACAATCCTCCTCATATTGCCGTGTCTCCCTTTCCTCTCCATAGCAGAGGTTATTTATCCTCCCCTTGAGCTCTTCAGCATCAGCTGTGGATCATCCACCAACTTCACACTCGATGGTCGGAACTGGATTGGAGACAACAACAGTAAACTCCTCTCCGAAAGCCAGGGCTCAGTTGCTGCTCCTCCAAACACACCAACAACAATACAGGGCCCTTACACTTATGCTCGTCTCTCTCACTCAAAATTCACCTACTCCTTCTCTCTCAAAGCAGGCCCAAAATTTGTTCGCCTCTTCTTCTACTCAGTTTCATACCAAAGCTTTGATCGCACCAAAGCCTGTTTCTCAGTCACAGCTGGCCCATACACCCTCCTTCGAGATTTCGATGCTTCCCTCAATGCCGATGCTGATGATGACCCCGGCCAGCCCGACATCTTGTTCAGAGAGTATTGCATCAACCTTGAAGATGGTCAAAAGCAGCTCAACATAACCTTCATTCCAAGCAAAACATCTCAGAATCCAGATTCGTACGCTTTCATCAATGGAATAGAGATTGTTTCATTGCCCCCTTTTCTCTACTACACCAATCCTGACGACGACATCACTGGATGGCCTCAACCAGTTGGCCTCAATACGAACCCGTTCCCCATTGAAAACAACTATGCTATGGAGACAAAGTATCGGTTAAGAGTTGGAGACCAACAAATCCCGGCCTTAAACGACACGGGTATGCTCAGGAGCTGGGATGTGGATAGCAAATATGTAACGACTCAAAGTGTACTATCTCTAGATATTGCCACTGGAATTAAGCTGAGATTCACAAAGAAGACTCCTAACTACACTGCACCAGACACAGTGTACCGATCCGTAAGGAATATGGGAAGTAATGGTACCTTCAACATGGGGTTCAACCTCACATGGCAACTCCCCATTGATTCAGGCTTCAACTACTTGCTAAGGTTACACTTTTGCCAGCTTGACCCGAATATTAGCCGTCCTGGTGACCAGAGCTTCTTCATCTACGTTCAGGATCAGTTGGTTGAAGACTGGGCAGACATTATCGGTTGGAGCGATAAACAGAAGGGTGTCCCAGTGGTTAAACAGTATGTAGTTTTAATCCCAGGGAATGAGCAGGAAACGCTTAATCTTTCACTGAAAATGCATCCTAACCCTCACAGCTTGGCCAAGGACGCTCAAATAAACGCAATTGAACTCTTCAAAATCAACGACCCAACAGGTAATCTCGCTGGACCTAACCCAGACTCTCATCCAAAGACCTCCGAGTTTCCTCTTCCAAACTCAAACAAGAAAAGCAAAGGCAGCACGAGAACCCTAATTGCCGCCGGCGCAGGCGCAGTTTCCGGTGTCGTTATGCTATCCCTTATTGTTGCTTTCTTCCTCATCAAACGCAAGAAGAACGTGGCCGTCGATGAAGGTTCCAATAAAAAAGGTGGAACTTCCCGAGGCGATGGCTCATCGTCGCTACCAACCAACATCTGCCGTAAGTTCTCAATCGCGGAAATAAGAGCTGCCACCAACAACTTCGACGAACTATTCGTGGTTGGATTGGGAGGCTTCGGCAACGTCTACAAAGGATACATCGATGACGGTTCAACCCGAGTCGCAATCAAAAGGCTCAAAGCGGATTCTCGGCAGGGTGCGCAGGAGTTCATGAACGAGATCGAAATGCTGTCTCAACTTCGCTATCTCCATCTTGTCTCCCTCGTTGGTTACTGTTACGAGAGCAACGAAATGATACTGGTGTATGATTTCATGGATCGGGGTTCCCTCCGTGAGCATCTCTACGACACTGATAAGCCTTCCCTTTCATGGAAACAAAGGCTCCAGATATGCATAGGTGTCGGACGAGGACTGCATTATCTACATACGGGCACAAAGGATGTGATCATTCACCGTGATGTGAAGAGCGCCAATATCTTATTGGATGAAAAATGGGTGGCCAAGGTTTCGGACTTCGGGTTATCCCGAATTGGGCCCACAGGTATTTCTAGGACCCATGTGAACACTCAAGTGAAAGGTAGTATTGGATATTTAGACCCAGAGTATTACAAACGAGATCGTTTGACTGTGAAGTCTGATGTGTACTCCTTTGGAGTGGTGCTCTTGGAGGTATTATCTGGAAGGCAGCCTTTGCTCCACTGGGAGGAGAAACAACGAATGTCACTTGTTAAATGGGCAAAGCATTGCTATGAGAAGGGAATTCTGAGTGAGATTGTGGATCCAGAACTCAAGGGCCAGATAGTACCTCAGTGTTTGCACAAATTTGGTGAGGTTGCACTGAGTTGTTTGCTTGAGGACGGGACTCAAAGGCCCTCCATGAAGGACATCGTTGGGATGCTGGAGTTGGTTTTGCAGCTTCAGGAAGGTGATGTTAATGGAGTGATGGAGAGTGGTGGGGATTATGAATATGGTGATGATGTGTTTAGCAGTAGCCATAATAGTGTCCATGTTTCGGATTATAGCAAAAGCACTGGGTTGAGCACGACAAGGGATGGAGATCGTAGCTATGGGAGTAATGATTTCGTGTTGATCCCGGATGATGTTTTCTCCGAGATTAAGGATCCAAATGGACGATGA
- the LOC121173979 gene encoding secreted RxLR effector protein 161-like — translation MIKVQAQADQDYMSKVSYSSVVGSLMYVMVYTRLDLAYAISMVSRFLNQPQKEHWKAVKRIFRYLKRTANVGLIYGSHPDCCLIGYSDADFAADLVKRRSLTGYAYTLGGCLVSWKATLQPSVALSTTEAEYMALTEAAKEGIWLKGLISDLKINQEYANIYCDSLNAICLAKDQVHHDRTKHIDVRYHFIRSERRIKVHKINTLHNPVDIFTKPIPKSKFDHCLSLLNVDCWG, via the coding sequence ATGATAAAGGTTCAAGCTCAGGCCGATCAGGACTATATGTCAAAGGTTTCATACTCAAGTGTTGTTGGCAGTCTCATGTATGTCATGGTCTACACCAGACTTGACCTTGCTTATGCTATTAGCATGGTTAGTAGGTTCTTAAACCAACCTCAGAAGGAACATTGGAAGGCTGTGAAGAGAATTTTCAGATATCTTAAAAGGACTGCAAATGTAGGTTTGATCTATGGATCTCACCCAGATTGTTGCCTCATTGGCTATTCTGATGCAGATTTTGCTGCTGATCTTGTCAAGAGAAGGTCATTAACAGGGTATGCTTACACCCTTGGTGGTTGCTTGGTGAGTTGGAAGGCAACACTTCAACCTTCTGTTGCCCTCTCAACTACTGAGGCTGAATATATGGCTCTTACTGAAGCTGCAAAGGAAGGAATTTGGCTAAAAGGTCTAATAAGTGATCTCAAAATTAATCAAGAATATGCTAACATCTACTGTGATAGCCTTAATGCTATATGCTTGGCTAAGGATCAGGTTCATCAtgatagaaccaagcatatagatgtTAGATATCACTTCATTCGGTCAGAAAGAAGAATCAAAGTTCATAAGATCAACACTCTGCACAATCCTGTTGATATATTTACAAAACCAATTCCAAAGAGCAAGTTTGATCACTGCTTAAGCTTGCTCAATGTAGATTGTTGGGGATAA
- the LOC100780062 gene encoding receptor-like protein kinase FERONIA-like produces the protein MDTTCTRIALGTIILHLLLMGLSYLSIAEVIYSPDELLSINCGSSSNFSTRDGRNWTVDINFLTVESRINSVAAPALTPTTLMGPYTYARLSHSQFTYSFPVTAGPKFLRLFFYSTSYQNFDRTNAYFSVKFGPYTYTLLQDFNASLNADVDNDPGQPDILFREYCINIGEGERLDITFIPTITAQHQHSYAFINGIEIVSMSPYLYYTNPDDYTGVPQIVGTLSQYPIENSSALETIYRLNVAGKDITGSEDTGMLRTWKADDNYLTTQSTMSVDFGRITKLSFNMTQNYTAPDEVYRTVRNMGTNGSMNMRFNLTWQLPVDSGFTYLLRLHFCQLDPHVSLSGDLRFSIYIADQLGTDWADVLLWTYNRKGVPVVRDYVVSYIPGNREKTNLSLKMHPHHKSRIKDAQLNAIELFKISDTSCSLADPNPHLLPQPPNNTISNKKSNGTTSTIIAAVAGAVSGVVLLFFIAILIKHRKNVAVNESSNKKEGTSRNNGSLSVPTDLCRHFSIEEMRAATNNFDKVFVVGMGGFGNVYKGHIDNGSTTVAIKRLKQGSRQGIREFKNEIEMLSQLHHPNIVSLIGYCYESNEMILVYEFMDCGNLRDHLYDTDNPYLSWKHRLQTCIGVARGLDYLHTGVKQVIIHRDVKSANILLDEKWEAKVSDFGLARIGGPMGISMMTTRVNTEVKGSIGYLDPEYYKRNILTEKSDVYSFGVVLLEVLSGRQPLLHWEEKQRMSLVKWAEHCYEKGILSEIVDPELKGQIVPQCLRKFGEVALSCLLEDGTQRPSMKDIVGMLDLVLQLQDSAVNYEDSSSHSTVPLSDCSENTGLSTTSDGDGSYGRMESFVLIPDDVFSETKNPKRR, from the coding sequence ATGGACACTACTTGCACACGAATTGCTTTAGGAACCATCATCCTCCACCTCCTTTTGATGGGTCTCTCTTACCTTTCAATAGCAGAGGTTATTTATTCTCCAGATGAGCTCTTGAGCATCAACTGTGGCTCTTCCTCCAACTTTTCCACCCGCGATGGTCGCAACTGGACTGTAGACATCAATTTCCTCACAGTTGAAAGCCGCATCAACTCGGTTGCTGCTCCAGCACTCACACCAACAACGTTAATGGGTCCATACACCTATGCTCGTCTATCTCACTCCCAATTCACTTACTCGTTCCCCGTCACTGCAGGCCCAAAGTTTCTTCGCCTCTTCTTCTACTCAACTTCATACCAAAACTTTGATCGCACCAATGCCTATTTCTCAGTCAAATTTGGCCCATACACATACACCCTCCTTCAAGATTTCAATGCTTCCCTCAATGCTGATGTTGATAACGACCCTGGCCAACCGGACATCTTGTTCAGAGAGTATTGCATCAACATCGGAGAAGGTGAGAGGCTCGACATAACCTTCATTCCAACCATCACAGCCCAGCATCAACATTCGTACGCTTTCATCAATGGAATCGAGATTGTTTCAATGTCCCCTTATCTCTACTACACCAATCCTGACGACTACACTGGAGTGCCGCAAATTGTTGGCACGCTATCCCAATATCCTATTGAAAACAGCTCAGCTCTGGAGACTATCTACCGGTTAAACGTTGCAGGAAAGGACATCACCGGCTCAGAGGACACAGGTATGCTCAGAACCTGGAAAGCCGATGACAACTACCTAACTACGCAAAGTACAATGTCTGTTGATTTTGGGCGTATAACTAAGCTGAGCTTCAATATGACTCAAAACTACACGGCACCAGACGAAGTGTACCGAACCGTAAGGAACATGGGAACAAATGGCTCTATGAACATGAGATTCAACCTCACATGGCAGCTTCCTGTTGATTCTGGCTTCACCTACTTGCTAAGGTTACACTTTTGCCAGCTTGACCCGCACGTTAGCCTCTCTGGTGACCTGAGATTCTCCATCTACATAGCGGATCAGTTGGGTACCGATTGGGCAGACGTTCTCTTATGGACCTATAACCGGAAGGGTGTACCAGTGGTTAGAGACTACGTAGTTTCCTACATCCCAGGGAATCGGGAAAAGACAAATCTTTCACTGAAAATGCATCCCCACCATAAGAGCCGGATCAAGGACGCTCAACTAAACGCaattgaacttttcaaaataAGCGATACATCATGTAGTCTCGCAGATCCGAACCCACACCTTCTTCCACAACCCCCCAATAATACAATTTCAAACAAGAAAAGCAACGGCACCACTAGCACAATAATTGCCGCCGTCGCAGGTGCAGTTTCCGGTGTCGTTTTGCTCTTCTTTATTGCCATCCTCATCAAACACAGGAAGAACGTCGCCGTCAATGAgagttcaaataaaaaagaaggaactTCTCGGAACAATGGCTCACTATCTGTACCAACGGACCTCTGCCGTCACTTCTCAATTGAAGAAATGAGAGCCGCCACCAACAATTTTGACAAAGTCTTTGTGGTTGGCATGGGGGGCTTCGGCAACGTGTACAAAGGCCACATCGACAATGGTTCAACTACAGTCGCAATCAAAAGGCTCAAACAGGGTTCTCGACAAGGTATTCGCGAGTTCAAGAACGAGATCGAAATGTTGTCTCAACTTCATCATCCCAATATTGTTTCCCTCATCGGTTACTGTTACGAGAGCAATGAGATGATCCTGGTTTACGAATTCATGGATTGTGGAAACCTCCGTGATCATCTCTACGACACTGATAACCCGTATCTGTCGTGGAAGCATAGGCTGCAGACATGCATAGGTGTTGCGCGAGGATTGGATTATCTGCATACAGGTGTGAAGCAGGTGATAATTCACCGTGACGTCAAGAGTGCAAATATCTTATTGGATGAGAAATGGGAGGCCAAGGTTTCAGATTTCGGGTTAGCCAGAATTGGGGGGCCGATGGGTATTTCGATGATGACCACCAGAGTTAACACTGAGGTGAAAGGTAGCATTGGATATTTGGATCCAGAGTATTACAAGCGTAACATTTTGACGGAGAAATCTGACGTGTACTCCTTTGGAGTGGTGCTCTTGGAGGTATTATCTGGAAGGCAGCCTTTGCTCCATTGGGAGGAGAAACAACGAATGTCACTTGTTAAATGGGCAGAGCATTGCTATGAGAAGGGAATTCTGAGTGAGATTGTGGATCCAGAACTCAAGGGCCAGATAGTACCTCAGTGTTTGCGCAAATTTGGTGAGGTGGCACTGAGTTGTTTGCTTGAGGACGGGACTCAAAGGCCCTCCATGAAGGACATCGTTGGGATGCTGGACTTGGTTTTGCAGCTTCAGGATAGTGCTGTTAATTATGAAGATAGCAGTAGCCATAGTACTGTACCTCTTTCAGATTGTAGTGAGAACACTGGATTGAGCACGACAAGTGATGGAGATGGTAGCTATGGCAGGATGGAATCTTTTGTGTTGATACCGGATGATGTTTTCTCTGAGACTAAGAATCCAAAGCGACGGTGA
- the LOC116423798 gene encoding receptor-like protein kinase FERONIA-like, giving the protein MCAASIALAISMDTNCIRIALGTILLILPCLPFLSIAEVIYPPLELFSISCGSSTNFTLDGRNWIGDNNSKLLSESQGSVAAPPNTPTAIQGPYTYARLSHSQFTYSFSLKAGPKFVRLFFYSASYQSFYRTKAYFSVTAGPYTLLRDFDASLNAAADDDPGQPDILFREYCINLEDGQKQLNITFIPSKTAQHPYSYAFINGIEIVSMPPFLYYTNPDDYDGVPQTVGTLSQYHIENSSALETIYRLNVAGKDITGSEDTGMLRTWKADDNYLTTQSTTSVDFGRITKLSFNMTQNYTAPDEVYRTVRNMGTNGSMNMRFNLTWQLPVDSGFTYLLRLHFCELDPFVLQAGDLMFVIYIADQLVTNRADVLLWTDNQKGVPVVRDYVVLIPGNRKKLNLSLKIHPHPLRRFEDAQLNALELFKINDSTGNLAGPNPDPPLQTPKAPVENSKKKSSDTTRTLAAVAGAVSGVVLVSLIVAFFLIKRKKNVAIDKCSNQKDGSSHGDGSSSLPTNLCRHFSIEEIRAATNNFDELFIVGTGGFGNVYKGYIEDSSTPVAIKRLKPGSRQGVDEFVTEIEMLSQLRHLNLVSLLGYCYESNEMILVYEFMDHGALRDHLYDTDNPSLSWKQRLHICIGVARGLNYLHTGVKHMIIHRDVKSTNILLDAKWAAKVSDFGLSRIGPTGISMTHVNTGVKGSIGYLDPEYYKRLRLTEKSDVYSFGVVLLEVLSGRQPLLHWEEKQRISLVKWAKHCCEKGTLSKIMDAELKGQIAPVCLRKFGDVALSCLFEDGTQRPSMKDVVGMLELVLQLQDSAANDGVMESGRDYEDSEDVFGSSHSSVHVSDYSKSTGLSTTSEGDRSYGSKESFVLISNDVFSEIKDPKGR; this is encoded by the coding sequence ATGTGTGCTGCTTCCATTGCATTAGCCATATCGATGGACACAAATTGCATACGAATTGCTTTAGGAACAATCCTCCTCATATTGCCGTGTCTCCCTTTCCTCTCCATAGCAGAGGTTATTTATCCTCCCCTTGAGCTCTTCAGCATCAGCTGTGGATCATCCACCAACTTCACACTCGATGGTCGGAACTGGATTGGAGACAACAACAGTAAACTCCTCTCCGAAAGCCAGGGCTCAGTTGCTGCTCCTCCAAACACACCAACAGCAATACAGGGCCCTTACACTTATGCTCGTCTCTCTCACTCCCAATTCACCTACTCCTTCTCTCTCAAAGCAGGCCCAAAATTTGTTCGCCTCTTCTTCTACTCAGCTTCATACCAAAGCTTTTATCGCACCAAAGCCTATTTCTCAGTCACAGCTGGCCCATACACCCTCCTTCGAGATTTCGATGCTTCCCTCAATGCCGCTGCTGATGACGACCCCGGCCAGCCCGACATCTTGTTTAGAGAGTATTGCATCAACCTTGAAGATGGTCAGAAGCAGCTCAACATAACCTTCATTCCAAGCAAAACAGCTCAACATCCATATTCGTACGCTTTCATCAATGGAATCGAGATTGTTTCAATGCCCCCTTTTCTCTACTACACCAATCCTGACGACTACGATGGAGTGCCGCAAACTGTTGGCACACTATCCCAATATCATATTGAAAACAGCTCAGCTCTGGAGACTATCTACCGGTTAAACGTTGCAGGAAAGGACATCACCGGCTCAGAGGACACAGGTATGCTCAGAACCTGGAAAGCCGATGACAACTACCTAACTACTCAAAGTACAACGTCTGTTGATTTTGGGCGTATAACTAAGCTGAGCTTCAATATGACTCAAAACTACACGGCACCAGACGAAGTGTACCGAACCGTAAGGAACATGGGAACAAATGGCTCTATGAACATGAGATTCAACCTCACATGGCAGCTTCCTGTTGATTCTGGCTTCACCTACTTGCTAAGGTTACACTTTTGCGAGCTTGACCCGTTCGTTCTCCAGGCTGGTGACCTGATGTTCGTCATCTACATAGCGGATCAGTTGGTTACCAATCGGGCAGATGTTCTCTTATGGACCGATAACCAGAAGGGTGTACCCGTGGTTAGAGACTACGTAGTTCTCATCCCAGGAAATCGGAAAAAACTAAACCTTTCACTGAAGATTCATCCACACCCTCTAAGAAGGTTCGAGGACGCACAACTAAACGCCCTTGAACTCTTCAAAATTAACGATTCAACAGGTAATCTTGCCGGACCGAACCCAGACCCTCCTTTACAAACCCCCAAGGCTCCTGTTGAAAactcaaaaaagaaaagcagCGACACCACAAGAACTCTTGCCGCCGTCGCAGGTGCAGTTTCCGGTGTCGTTTTGGTCTCCCTTATTGTCGCTTTCTTCCTCATCAAACGCAAGAAGAACGTCGCCATTGACAAGTGTTCCAACCAAAAGGACGGAAGCTCTCATGGCGATGGCTCATCATCGCTACCAACCAACCTCTGCCGCCACTTCTCAATCGAAGAAATCAGAGCCGCCACCAACAACTTCGATGAACTCTTCATCGTTGGCACGGGAGGCTTCGGCAACGTGTACAAAGGCTACATCGAGGACAGTTCAACACCCGTCGCAATCAAAAGGCTCAAACCGGGTTCTCGGCAAGGTGTGGATGAGTTCGTGACCGAGATCGAAATGCTTTCTCAACTTCGTCATCTAAATCTCGTTTCCCTCCTCGGTTACTGTTATGAGAGCAATGAGATGATACTTGTTTACGAATTCATGGATCACGGAGCTCTCCGTGACCATCTCTACGACACTGATAACCCGTCTTTGTCGTGGAAGCAAAGACTTCATATATGTATAGGTGTTGCACGAGGACTGAATTATCTACATACAGGTGTGAAGCACATGATTATTCACCGTGACGTGAAGAGCACCAATATCTTGTTGGATGCAAAATGGGCGGCCAAGGTTTCAGACTTTGGGTTATCCCGAATTGGGCCCACAGGTATTTCGATGACCCATGTGAACACTGGGGTGAAAGGTAGCATTGGATATTTAGACCCCGAGTATTACAAACGACTACGTTTGACGGAGAAGTCTGACGTGTACTCCTTTGGGGTGGTGCTCTTGGAGGTATTATCTGGGAGGCAGCCTTTGCTCCATTGGGAGGAGAAGCAACGTATTTCACTTGTTAAATGGGCGAAGCATTGCTGTGAGAAGGGAACTCTGAGTAAGATTATGGATGCAGAACTCAAGGGCCAGATAGCACCTGTGTGTTTGCGCAAATTTGGTGACGTTGCCCTAAGCTGTTTGTTTGAGGATGGGACTCAGAGGCCCTCCATGAAGGACGTTGTTGGGATGCTGGAGTTGGTTCTGCAGCTTCAGGATAGTGCTGCTAATGATGGAGTCATGGAGAGTGGCAGGGATTATGAAGATAGTGAGGACGTGTTTGGCAGTAGCCATAGTAGTGTACATGTTTCAGATTATAGTAAGAGCACTGGATTGAGCACCACAAGCGAAGGAGATCGCAGCTATGGGAGCAAGGAATCTTTTGTGTTAATCTCGAATGATGTTTTCTCTGAGATTAAGGATCCAAAAGGACGATGA